One window of Dechloromonas sp. ZY10 genomic DNA carries:
- the fnr gene encoding fumarate/nitrate reduction transcriptional regulator Fnr — translation MGQHKLNEEVSLAVIKTACSNCNLRELCLPLGLSPEEMARLDDLVSTRRRVKRGDHLYRASETFDAIYAIRSGFFKTGVLLSDGRDQVTGFQMAGELLGLDGISTEHHTCNAIALEDSEVCAIPFSRLESLSREIHTLQHHFHKVMSREIVRDHGVMMLLGTMRAEERLAAFLLNLSQRFTARGFSPSEFYLRMTREEIGSYLGLKLETVSRAFSRFQEEGHIAVQQKHIRILNVAGLKSLMHPQH, via the coding sequence ATGGGTCAGCACAAACTGAACGAAGAAGTATCCCTCGCGGTCATCAAAACGGCCTGTTCCAACTGCAACTTGCGTGAGCTCTGCCTGCCGCTTGGGCTCTCGCCTGAGGAAATGGCACGCCTCGACGATCTGGTCTCGACCCGCCGCCGGGTCAAGCGTGGCGACCACCTCTACCGCGCCAGCGAAACCTTTGATGCAATCTACGCGATCCGCAGCGGCTTTTTCAAAACCGGCGTCCTGCTCTCCGACGGCCGGGACCAGGTGACGGGCTTCCAGATGGCCGGCGAATTGCTCGGACTTGACGGAATCAGCACTGAACACCACACCTGCAACGCGATCGCCCTCGAAGACAGCGAGGTCTGCGCGATCCCCTTCTCGCGCCTGGAGTCCCTGTCGCGCGAGATTCATACCCTGCAACACCATTTCCACAAGGTAATGAGCCGCGAAATCGTCCGTGACCATGGTGTAATGATGCTGCTCGGAACAATGCGCGCCGAAGAGCGCCTGGCCGCCTTCCTGCTCAACCTGTCACAGCGCTTCACCGCGCGCGGCTTTTCTCCCTCCGAGTTCTACCTGCGGATGACCCGCGAGGAAATCGGCAGTTACCTGGGTCTCAAACTGGAAACCGTTTCACGCGCCTTTTCCCGTTTCCAGGAAGAGGGCCATATCGCAGTCCAGCAGAAACACATCCGCATTCTCAATGTTGCCGGACTCAAGAGCCTGATGCACCCGCAACACTGA
- the hemN gene encoding oxygen-independent coproporphyrinogen III oxidase codes for MNFATENLVFDPEIIRRFDVNGPRYTSYPTADRFVEAFDSDAAKLWLSKRNIGGISRPLSLYFHIPFCNTICYYCACNKIITKDHGRSAKYLKYLGRELALQSAALEGTDGEHEVIQLHWGGGTPTFLSHDEMRQLMGETRKHFKLLEGGEFSIEVDPRKVDTATVALLGELGFNRMSVGVQDFDERVQAAVNRIQSEEETANVIQAARANGFKSISVDLIYGLPHQTVMGFNRTLERVLAMDPDRLSIYNYAHLPSLFKPQRRIAEDDLPSADSKLQILALAIRKLTEAGYVFIGMDHFAKPDDELAVAQRQGRLHRNFQGYSTYADCDMLSFGISSISKVGPTYSQNVKTLDEYYDRLDSGMLPVFRGIELTADDILRRSIIQALMCHFELSIESIESAHLIDFHKYFAAELEDLRELERGGLVKIDREWITVLPPGRMLVRVISMAFDRYLRADRQRTRYSKVI; via the coding sequence ATGAATTTTGCCACTGAAAATCTGGTTTTTGATCCTGAAATCATCCGTCGTTTCGACGTCAATGGACCGCGTTACACATCCTACCCCACCGCGGATCGTTTCGTCGAGGCATTCGACTCCGATGCCGCCAAATTGTGGCTGAGCAAACGCAACATCGGCGGTATCAGCCGTCCCTTGTCGCTGTATTTCCATATTCCTTTCTGCAACACCATTTGCTACTACTGTGCCTGCAACAAGATCATTACCAAGGATCACGGGCGCAGTGCCAAGTATCTGAAGTACCTGGGGCGCGAACTGGCCTTGCAGAGCGCGGCGCTCGAAGGCACCGACGGCGAACACGAGGTCATCCAGCTGCACTGGGGCGGTGGTACGCCGACCTTCCTGTCGCACGACGAGATGCGCCAGTTGATGGGCGAGACGCGCAAGCATTTCAAGTTGCTTGAAGGCGGCGAGTTCTCGATTGAAGTCGACCCGCGCAAGGTTGATACGGCAACCGTGGCGCTGCTTGGTGAACTCGGCTTCAACCGGATGAGCGTCGGTGTCCAGGATTTCGACGAACGTGTTCAGGCGGCGGTCAACCGCATCCAGAGCGAGGAAGAAACCGCCAACGTGATCCAAGCGGCCCGCGCCAATGGCTTCAAGTCGATTTCGGTGGACCTGATCTACGGCCTGCCGCATCAGACCGTGATGGGCTTCAACCGCACGCTCGAGCGTGTGCTGGCGATGGACCCGGACCGTCTGTCGATTTACAACTATGCGCACTTGCCCAGCCTGTTCAAGCCGCAGCGCCGGATTGCCGAAGACGATTTGCCGTCGGCCGACAGCAAGCTGCAGATTCTGGCGCTGGCAATCCGCAAGCTGACCGAAGCTGGTTACGTCTTCATCGGCATGGACCACTTCGCCAAGCCTGACGACGAGCTCGCCGTGGCGCAGCGGCAAGGACGCCTGCACCGCAATTTCCAGGGCTATTCGACCTATGCCGACTGCGACATGCTGTCGTTCGGGATTTCGTCGATCAGCAAGGTCGGACCGACCTACAGCCAGAACGTCAAGACGCTCGACGAGTACTACGACCGCCTCGACTCGGGGATGCTGCCGGTGTTTCGCGGGATCGAACTGACCGCCGACGACATCCTGCGCCGTTCGATCATCCAGGCGCTGATGTGCCATTTCGAACTGTCGATCGAGAGCATCGAGAGCGCGCATCTGATCGACTTCCACAAATATTTTGCCGCCGAGCTGGAAGATTTGCGCGAACTGGAGCGTGGCGGCCTGGTCAAGATCGACCGCGAATGGATCACCGTGCTGCCGCCGGGACGCATGCTGGTCCGTGTGATTTCGATGGCGTTCGATCGCTACTTGCGTGCTGATCGTCAGCGTACTCGTTACTCGAAGGTGATCTGA
- a CDS encoding NAD(P)/FAD-dependent oxidoreductase has protein sequence MLRITEVKLPLDHPQEALLAAICARLEVPAAAVLGYTIFRRGYDARRKSQISLIYTLDVTLAEEAAVLARFAGDKQVQPAPDTRYQYVAQAPAGLNERPVVIGMGPCGFMAGLLLAQMGFRPIILERGKAVRERTKDTWGLWRKHKLNPESNVQFGEGGAGTFSDGKLYSQIKDPNFYGRKVLEEFVQAGAPEEIIYVSKPHIGTFRLVKMVENIRAKITELGGEIRFESKVDRIVREDGQVVAVELAGGERIATRHVVLAVGHSARDTFQMVHAQGIYVEAKPFSIGFRVEHPQTLIDKARFGSSAGHPILGAADYKLVHHCANGRAAYSFCMCPGGQVVAATSEPGRVVTNGMSQYSRAERNANAALVVEVKPEDFPGDYRSNPLAGIDFQRQWESAAFVAGGENYDAPAQKVGDFLAGRPSTVLGSVEPSYQPGVRMTDLASCVPPFVIEALREAIPAFDRQIKGFAMADAVLTGVETRTSSPVRIKRGADFQSINTRGLFPAGEGAGYAGGILSAGVDGIKVAEAVALSMLAGAS, from the coding sequence ATGCTCAGAATTACCGAAGTCAAACTCCCCCTCGATCACCCGCAGGAAGCGCTGCTGGCAGCCATCTGTGCCCGTCTGGAGGTGCCGGCGGCTGCGGTGCTCGGCTACACTATCTTTCGGCGCGGCTACGATGCCCGCCGTAAAAGCCAGATTTCGCTGATCTACACGCTGGACGTGACCCTGGCTGAGGAAGCGGCGGTGCTCGCCCGCTTTGCCGGCGACAAGCAGGTGCAGCCGGCGCCGGATACCCGCTATCAGTATGTCGCGCAGGCGCCGGCAGGGCTGAACGAGCGGCCGGTGGTGATCGGGATGGGGCCGTGCGGCTTCATGGCCGGCTTGTTGCTGGCGCAGATGGGGTTCCGCCCGATCATCCTCGAGCGCGGCAAGGCCGTCCGCGAGCGGACCAAGGATACCTGGGGGCTGTGGCGCAAGCACAAGCTCAACCCGGAATCCAACGTTCAGTTCGGCGAGGGCGGCGCTGGCACCTTCTCCGACGGCAAGCTCTACAGCCAGATCAAGGACCCGAATTTCTACGGCCGCAAGGTGCTGGAGGAGTTCGTCCAGGCCGGGGCGCCGGAAGAAATCATCTACGTCAGCAAGCCGCACATCGGCACCTTCCGGCTGGTCAAGATGGTCGAAAACATCCGTGCCAAAATCACCGAGTTGGGCGGTGAAATCCGCTTCGAAAGCAAGGTCGACCGTATCGTGCGCGAAGACGGACAGGTGGTGGCGGTCGAACTCGCTGGCGGCGAGCGGATCGCTACCCGGCATGTGGTGCTGGCAGTCGGCCACAGCGCCCGCGATACCTTCCAGATGGTGCACGCGCAGGGAATTTACGTCGAAGCCAAGCCGTTTTCGATCGGTTTCCGCGTCGAGCATCCGCAAACCTTGATTGACAAGGCGCGCTTCGGTTCCAGCGCCGGGCATCCGATTCTCGGCGCCGCCGATTACAAGCTGGTGCACCATTGCGCCAACGGGCGGGCAGCCTACAGTTTCTGCATGTGTCCGGGTGGCCAGGTGGTGGCCGCGACCTCCGAGCCGGGGCGGGTAGTGACCAATGGCATGAGCCAGTATTCGCGTGCCGAGCGCAATGCCAACGCGGCGCTGGTGGTCGAGGTCAAACCGGAGGACTTCCCCGGCGATTACCGTAGCAATCCGCTGGCCGGGATCGACTTTCAGCGGCAGTGGGAATCGGCTGCCTTCGTTGCCGGCGGCGAAAATTACGACGCGCCGGCGCAAAAGGTGGGCGATTTTCTTGCCGGCCGGCCGTCGACCGTGTTGGGCAGCGTCGAGCCTTCGTACCAGCCCGGGGTCCGGATGACCGACCTCGCCAGCTGCGTGCCGCCCTTCGTGATCGAGGCGCTGCGTGAGGCGATTCCGGCCTTCGACCGCCAGATCAAGGGCTTTGCGATGGCCGATGCGGTGCTGACCGGGGTCGAGACGCGTACTTCGTCGCCGGTGCGGATCAAGCGCGGCGCCGATTTCCAGAGCATCAACACTCGCGGTCTGTTCCCGGCCGGCGAAGGCGCCGGTTACGCGGGCGGTATCCTGTCGGCCGGGGTCGATGGGATCAAAGTAGCGGAAGCGGTGGCCTTGTCGATGCTGGCGGGAGCCAGCTAG
- a CDS encoding bacteriohemerythrin, with amino-acid sequence MDKDQEILAVSRMVFELTRIGDDDLDRMLDRLCELLPALPGIRVRDQAVLLLRNRRGVLTQVAQHGLAPAWLQPLQSAGEVGGEVRITTPATHTPPLHFNDVAAEAPCFALPLAAAGWLLLFIDPEWRPDAVECEFMNDLAQSVAVIVTRSIVNETLRVREIELEQARTDAIRRLGAASEYRDNETGMHVMRMTHFATSIAKAMGLPEAQRELLAICAPMHDVGKIGIPDAILLKPGRLSAEEFEVMKTHAEIGSRLLTGDDALIQAAREIAVSHHERWDGQGYPQGLTGDEIPLLARICAVSDVFDALTSIRPYKEAWPLDEAIAWIRAGSGTHFDPAVVCAFELALPEILRIRQLYRDDIIDPNQILSLPPLPSRADNWVQWDDSLSVGIDVIDEHHRYLFDLTNDLFEVVSHKRGAREVARVLKALDHYVQVHFRAEERMMTHWGYGGLAQQEQQHAEFESRLRGFYEALHDNPLTAQFDVLHYLRNWLLAHIVHEDAKLRLLVQPA; translated from the coding sequence ATGGATAAGGACCAGGAAATTCTCGCGGTCAGCCGCATGGTTTTCGAACTGACGCGGATTGGCGACGATGATCTGGACCGCATGCTTGATCGCTTGTGCGAACTGTTGCCCGCCTTGCCCGGCATCCGGGTGCGCGATCAAGCCGTGCTGTTGCTGCGCAACCGGCGCGGAGTCCTCACCCAGGTAGCCCAGCACGGGCTGGCGCCCGCGTGGTTGCAGCCCTTGCAATCGGCCGGTGAGGTCGGGGGCGAGGTGCGCATCACGACGCCGGCGACGCATACGCCGCCGCTGCATTTCAACGATGTTGCTGCCGAAGCGCCCTGTTTTGCCTTGCCGCTGGCCGCGGCCGGCTGGTTGCTGTTGTTCATCGATCCAGAATGGCGGCCGGATGCGGTTGAGTGTGAGTTCATGAACGATCTCGCCCAGTCGGTGGCGGTGATCGTTACCCGCAGTATTGTCAATGAAACCCTGCGTGTTCGTGAAATTGAACTGGAGCAGGCACGGACTGATGCCATCCGCCGTTTGGGTGCGGCTTCCGAGTATCGCGACAATGAAACCGGGATGCACGTGATGCGGATGACCCATTTCGCCACCAGCATTGCCAAAGCGATGGGGCTGCCCGAAGCGCAGCGCGAACTGCTGGCGATCTGTGCGCCGATGCACGATGTCGGCAAGATCGGAATTCCCGATGCCATTCTGCTCAAGCCCGGGCGTTTGTCGGCCGAGGAATTCGAGGTGATGAAGACGCATGCCGAAATCGGCAGCCGCCTGCTGACCGGTGACGATGCCTTGATTCAGGCTGCGCGTGAAATTGCGGTCAGTCACCACGAGCGCTGGGATGGCCAGGGCTACCCGCAGGGCCTGACGGGTGACGAAATTCCACTGCTGGCGCGGATTTGCGCGGTTTCCGATGTTTTCGATGCATTGACTTCAATCCGGCCGTACAAGGAAGCATGGCCACTCGATGAAGCAATTGCCTGGATTCGTGCCGGCTCGGGAACGCATTTCGATCCGGCGGTGGTCTGCGCTTTTGAGCTTGCCCTGCCTGAAATCCTGCGGATTCGGCAGTTGTATCGCGACGACATCATCGATCCCAATCAGATCCTCAGTCTGCCGCCGCTGCCGTCGCGCGCAGACAACTGGGTGCAGTGGGATGACAGTCTCAGCGTCGGGATCGACGTGATCGATGAGCACCACCGCTACCTGTTTGACCTGACCAACGATTTGTTCGAAGTGGTCTCGCACAAGCGAGGCGCGCGCGAAGTCGCGCGGGTTTTGAAGGCGCTCGACCATTACGTGCAGGTGCATTTCCGCGCCGAGGAACGGATGATGACCCACTGGGGTTACGGCGGTCTGGCGCAGCAAGAGCAACAGCATGCCGAATTTGAGAGTCGCCTGCGCGGCTTTTATGAAGCGCTGCATGACAACCCGCTGACGGCGCAGTTCGACGTGCTGCACTACTTGCGCAACTGGCTGCTGGCGCACATCGTGCACGAAGATGCCAAGCTGCGTCTGCTGGTACAGCCGGCCTGA
- a CDS encoding NAD(P)/FAD-dependent oxidoreductase — protein MHFDVIVIGAGAAGMMCATQAGARGRRVLLLDHAEKLGERIRISGGGRCNFTNRSVSADNYLSQNPHFCRSALARFSQWDFIAMLEKRGIPYHEREHGQLFCDESAADIVDMLKDACDAVGVRWAMPCAVGEIRQLTDAGQNGARFTVDSEKGHFSATSLVVATGGLAIPKIGATPFGYRLAEQFGLAVIPPKPALVPLALAPEVLEPIKPLAGATLDAIAEFGTARFRENVLITHRGLSGPAILQISSYWQMQEYQAGKKAPLQIDLLPGIDAAAWLAEHWQSRMLLPNLLAQQLPRRFAHEWCALLGGERWLKRPLSELGKRDLEQAACALQGWELMPAGTLGFAKAEVTLGGVATDALSSKTMEAKQVPGLYFVGEVVDVTGWLGGYNFQWAWSSGWVAGQFA, from the coding sequence ATGCATTTCGACGTCATCGTGATAGGTGCCGGCGCCGCCGGCATGATGTGCGCGACCCAGGCCGGCGCCCGTGGCCGCCGCGTGCTCTTGCTCGACCACGCCGAAAAGCTGGGCGAGCGCATCCGCATTTCCGGCGGCGGCCGCTGCAACTTCACCAACCGCAGCGTCAGCGCCGACAATTATTTGTCGCAAAACCCGCATTTCTGCCGCTCGGCGCTGGCCCGTTTCAGCCAGTGGGATTTCATCGCGATGCTGGAAAAACGCGGCATTCCCTACCACGAGCGCGAACACGGCCAGTTGTTTTGCGACGAATCGGCCGCCGATATCGTCGACATGCTGAAGGACGCCTGCGATGCGGTCGGGGTGCGCTGGGCAATGCCCTGCGCGGTCGGTGAAATCCGCCAACTCACGGACGCCGGCCAAAATGGAGCGCGATTCACGGTCGACAGCGAAAAAGGCCACTTTTCGGCAACGTCGCTGGTGGTTGCGACCGGTGGTCTGGCGATCCCCAAGATCGGCGCCACCCCTTTCGGCTACCGCCTCGCCGAACAATTCGGGCTGGCGGTGATCCCGCCCAAGCCGGCACTGGTGCCGCTGGCGCTGGCGCCGGAAGTTCTGGAGCCGATCAAGCCGCTGGCCGGTGCCACGCTGGATGCCATTGCCGAGTTCGGCACGGCGCGTTTCCGCGAAAATGTGCTGATCACCCACCGTGGCCTGTCCGGCCCGGCGATCCTGCAGATTTCCAGTTACTGGCAGATGCAGGAGTATCAGGCCGGCAAGAAGGCCCCGCTGCAGATTGACCTGCTGCCCGGCATTGACGCCGCCGCCTGGCTGGCCGAGCACTGGCAGAGCCGGATGCTGCTGCCGAACCTGTTGGCGCAGCAACTGCCCCGCCGCTTCGCGCACGAATGGTGCGCCTTGCTCGGCGGAGAACGCTGGCTCAAACGCCCGCTCAGCGAACTCGGCAAGCGCGACCTTGAACAGGCGGCGTGCGCCTTGCAGGGCTGGGAGTTGATGCCGGCCGGCACCCTCGGCTTTGCCAAGGCAGAAGTCACCCTGGGCGGGGTGGCGACCGACGCGCTGTCGTCAAAAACCATGGAAGCCAAGCAGGTGCCCGGCCTGTATTTTGTCGGCGAAGTGGTCGACGTCACCGGCTGGCTGGGCGGCTACAACTTCCAGTGGGCCTGGTCGTCGGGCTGGGTCGCCGGCCAGTTCGCCTGA
- a CDS encoding sulfite exporter TauE/SafE family protein has protein sequence MPDSGYLALFLVGLLGGTHCVGMCGGIVGALSMGAPGSGRWSLHLAYNGGRIASYALAGTLAGALGAASLGFDGVAPVRLTLYLLANLMLIALGLYLLGATRALALTERAGQLLWQRLQPLTRRFLPARSVAQAFPLGLLWGWLPCGLVYSALATALTAGSPGRGAALMLAFGLGTLPNLLLAGIVLARLNEFVRRPVVRLLSGALVLGFGLYGLLGWFRLLALEGK, from the coding sequence ATGCCCGATTCCGGCTATCTCGCGCTGTTCCTGGTTGGTCTGCTTGGCGGCACTCATTGCGTCGGCATGTGCGGCGGGATTGTCGGCGCCTTGAGCATGGGGGCTCCCGGCAGCGGGCGCTGGTCCTTGCACCTGGCCTACAACGGTGGACGGATCGCCTCGTATGCGCTGGCCGGCACCCTGGCCGGAGCGCTCGGCGCCGCCAGCCTGGGCTTCGACGGCGTCGCGCCGGTGCGGCTGACCCTCTACCTGCTGGCCAACCTGATGCTGATTGCGCTCGGCCTCTACCTGCTCGGCGCGACGCGGGCGCTGGCGCTGACCGAGCGTGCCGGCCAGCTGTTGTGGCAACGCCTGCAACCGCTGACCCGGCGCTTCCTGCCGGCGCGCAGCGTCGCCCAGGCCTTTCCGCTCGGCCTGCTGTGGGGCTGGTTGCCCTGCGGCCTGGTCTATAGCGCGCTGGCGACAGCCCTGACCGCCGGCTCGCCCGGGCGTGGGGCGGCGCTGATGCTGGCTTTCGGCCTTGGCACCCTGCCCAATCTGCTGCTCGCCGGGATCGTCCTCGCCCGGCTGAACGAATTCGTCCGCCGCCCGGTCGTACGCCTGTTGTCTGGCGCACTGGTGCTCGGTTTTGGCCTGTATGGCCTGCTCGGCTGGTTCCGCCTGCTGGCTCTTGAAGGAAAATGA
- a CDS encoding universal stress protein — protein MKLLLAVDGSDCSLRALEHVIGLAAQWRTPPEVHLLHVHPPIPLGRVQVHVGKETLAAHYREEGEAVLAVAQQRLAQAGLAYIPHLHVGLPAEVIAHQAELLAVDQVVIGSHGRGALAGLLLGSVAQKLAHLLKTPLLLVK, from the coding sequence ATGAAACTACTGCTCGCTGTCGATGGTTCCGATTGTTCGCTGCGTGCGCTTGAGCATGTGATCGGACTGGCGGCGCAGTGGCGGACGCCGCCGGAAGTGCACCTGTTGCACGTGCATCCGCCGATTCCGCTTGGCCGCGTGCAGGTGCATGTCGGCAAGGAAACGCTGGCAGCGCATTACCGCGAGGAAGGCGAAGCGGTGCTGGCGGTAGCGCAGCAGCGGCTGGCGCAGGCCGGGCTGGCCTATATCCCGCATCTGCATGTCGGCTTGCCGGCCGAGGTCATTGCGCATCAGGCCGAACTGCTGGCGGTCGATCAAGTGGTGATCGGTTCGCACGGGCGGGGCGCACTCGCCGGACTGCTGCTCGGCTCGGTGGCGCAAAAGCTCGCGCATCTGCTGAAAACGCCGCTGTTGCTGGTCAAATGA
- a CDS encoding heavy metal translocating P-type ATPase, whose product MSATSQEAAAGNEQVVEFAIGGMTCAACSTRLEKVLNRQPGMQANVNLAAERARVRLAAGVEAAAVVAAVAKAGFSATPVDAGTREREKAAKQAAYAQELRQFWIAAALTLPLVLQMLWMFPADGHGHAELPRWLQLALATPVQFWIGWRFYDGAWKALRGGGANMDVLVALGTTMAWLLSAVVTLFGLDEHVYFEGGAAVITLVLLGKLLEARAKARTSEAIEALIRLQPKTARVRREQDGAVVWRELPVEALMPGDVFLVRPGEAVPVDGEVVDGASSVNEAMLTGESMPVGKAPGDRVFAATHNGEGALTCRATGVGEQTLLAGIIRLVGEAQGSKAPVQRLADQISGIFVPVVCSLALATFVGWWLAGAGFATALVNAVAVLVIACPCALGLATPTAIMVGTGQGARAGVLVRNAEALERAEKIKVLALDKTGTLTCGEPQLTDLLPRAESSDAVLALAAALEQSSEHPLARAILHHFTVDRKNPQFLPVRDFRALPGHGVEARVTTPSGERQLRLGSPVWLGLADDPEVKRLQQMGKTVVVLAEWPGAQSVAESATESAALQAAANQVEANPAAAGPTVLGVLAIADALRPTSRAAVARLRAQGIRVVMLTGDQALTAAAIAAEAGVDEFRAGILPGDKASAIGELRAAAQAMDAKALVAMVGDGINDAPALAAADVGFAMGAGSDAAVEAADLTLIRSDLHGLADAIDLSRATLGKIRQNLFFAFIYNVLGIPAAAFGLLNPVIAGAAMAASSVSVVSNSLLLKRWRAGR is encoded by the coding sequence ATGAGCGCTACGTCGCAGGAAGCCGCTGCGGGCAACGAACAGGTCGTCGAATTCGCCATCGGCGGCATGACTTGTGCCGCCTGTTCGACGCGCCTGGAAAAGGTGCTCAACCGCCAGCCGGGGATGCAGGCCAACGTCAATCTCGCCGCCGAACGGGCGCGCGTGCGCCTGGCGGCCGGGGTCGAGGCGGCGGCGGTGGTCGCCGCCGTGGCCAAGGCCGGCTTCAGCGCGACGCCGGTCGACGCCGGCACCCGCGAGCGCGAAAAGGCCGCCAAACAGGCGGCTTATGCGCAGGAATTGCGCCAGTTCTGGATCGCCGCCGCGCTGACCCTGCCGCTGGTGCTGCAAATGCTGTGGATGTTCCCGGCCGACGGGCATGGCCACGCCGAACTGCCGCGCTGGCTGCAGCTGGCGCTGGCGACACCGGTGCAGTTCTGGATCGGCTGGCGTTTTTACGACGGGGCCTGGAAGGCGCTGCGCGGTGGCGGCGCCAACATGGACGTGCTGGTCGCGCTGGGGACGACCATGGCCTGGCTGCTGTCGGCGGTGGTGACCCTGTTCGGGCTCGACGAGCATGTCTATTTCGAAGGCGGGGCGGCGGTGATCACCCTGGTCCTGCTCGGCAAGCTGCTCGAAGCGCGGGCCAAGGCGCGCACCTCGGAAGCCATTGAGGCGCTGATCCGGCTGCAGCCGAAGACTGCCCGCGTCCGCCGCGAGCAGGACGGCGCGGTGGTCTGGCGGGAACTGCCGGTCGAGGCGCTGATGCCTGGCGATGTGTTTCTGGTCCGTCCCGGCGAAGCGGTGCCGGTCGATGGTGAGGTGGTCGACGGGGCGTCGAGCGTCAATGAAGCGATGCTCACCGGCGAGAGCATGCCGGTCGGCAAGGCGCCCGGCGACCGGGTTTTTGCCGCGACCCATAACGGCGAAGGGGCGTTGACCTGTCGCGCTACCGGCGTCGGCGAGCAGACGCTGCTGGCCGGAATCATCCGTCTGGTGGGTGAAGCGCAGGGCTCGAAAGCGCCGGTGCAGCGGCTGGCCGACCAGATTTCCGGGATTTTCGTGCCGGTGGTGTGCTCGCTGGCGCTGGCCACCTTCGTCGGCTGGTGGCTGGCCGGCGCCGGTTTTGCGACGGCGCTGGTCAATGCCGTCGCGGTGCTGGTGATTGCCTGTCCCTGCGCGCTCGGGCTGGCAACGCCGACCGCGATCATGGTCGGTACCGGCCAGGGGGCGCGCGCCGGGGTGCTGGTACGCAACGCCGAGGCGCTGGAGCGGGCGGAAAAAATCAAGGTACTGGCACTCGACAAGACCGGCACGCTGACCTGCGGCGAGCCGCAGTTGACCGACCTGCTGCCGCGCGCCGAATCCTCCGATGCTGTGCTGGCGCTGGCGGCGGCACTGGAGCAGTCGTCCGAACACCCGCTGGCGCGGGCAATTTTGCACCATTTCACGGTCGACCGTAAAAATCCGCAATTTTTACCAGTGCGCGACTTCCGGGCACTGCCCGGCCACGGCGTCGAGGCGCGGGTGACGACGCCGAGCGGCGAACGCCAGCTGCGCCTCGGTTCGCCGGTCTGGCTGGGGCTGGCCGACGATCCTGAGGTCAAGCGCCTGCAGCAGATGGGCAAGACGGTGGTGGTGCTGGCCGAGTGGCCGGGGGCGCAATCCGTCGCCGAATCTGCCACCGAGTCTGCCGCGCTGCAGGCCGCTGCCAATCAAGTGGAAGCCAATCCAGCGGCAGCCGGGCCGACGGTGCTTGGCGTGCTGGCGATTGCCGATGCCTTGCGTCCGACCTCGCGGGCGGCGGTGGCGCGGTTGCGGGCACAGGGGATCCGGGTGGTGATGCTGACCGGCGACCAGGCGCTGACGGCGGCGGCGATTGCCGCCGAGGCCGGGGTCGATGAATTCCGTGCCGGCATCCTGCCCGGTGACAAAGCCTCTGCCATCGGCGAACTGCGCGCTGCCGCCCAGGCGATGGACGCCAAGGCGCTGGTGGCGATGGTTGGCGACGGGATCAACGATGCGCCGGCGCTGGCCGCTGCCGATGTCGGCTTCGCGATGGGCGCCGGCTCCGATGCGGCGGTCGAGGCCGCCGACCTGACGCTGATCCGCAGCGACCTGCACGGTCTGGCCGACGCCATCGACCTGTCGCGGGCGACGCTGGGCAAGATCCGCCAGAACCTGTTCTTCGCCTTCATTTACAACGTGCTCGGCATTCCCGCCGCCGCCTTCGGCCTGCTCAACCCGGTGATCGCCGGCGCGGCGATGGCGGCAAGTTCGGTGTCGGTGGTCAGCAATTCGCTGCTGCTCAAGCGCTGGCGCGCCGGGCGTTAA
- a CDS encoding heavy-metal-associated domain-containing protein → MGSTQTSTEIKIGGMSCQGCVKNIGGVLAALPGVASAEVSLEQNAAQVSFDPQQISRADLLAAIEDAGFDAE, encoded by the coding sequence GTGGGAAGTACGCAAACAAGTACCGAAATCAAGATCGGCGGCATGAGCTGCCAGGGCTGCGTCAAGAATATCGGCGGCGTGCTTGCCGCCTTGCCCGGGGTGGCCAGCGCCGAAGTATCGCTGGAACAGAACGCCGCGCAGGTCAGCTTCGACCCGCAGCAGATCAGCCGCGCTGACTTGCTGGCGGCGATTGAAGACGCCGGTTTTGATGCCGAATAA